A single region of the Geobacillus subterraneus genome encodes:
- the pyrH gene encoding UMP kinase — protein MEQPKYKRVVLKLSGEALAGKQGFGIQPAVIQSIAKQVKEVAELGVEIAIVVGGGNIWRGKTGSEMGMDRATADYMGMLATVMNALALQDSLEHLGVETRVQTSIEMRQVAEPYIRRRAIRHLEKKRVVIFAAGTGNPYFSTDTTAALRAAEIEADVILMAKNNVDGVYSADPNVDANAVKYEELSYLDVIQQGLGVMDSTASSLCMDNNIPLIVFSIMEEGNIKRAVLGENIGTIVRGK, from the coding sequence ATGGAACAACCAAAATACAAACGCGTCGTTTTAAAGTTAAGCGGGGAAGCGCTCGCCGGAAAGCAAGGGTTTGGCATCCAGCCGGCCGTCATCCAGTCGATCGCCAAACAAGTAAAAGAAGTGGCTGAACTCGGTGTCGAAATTGCCATCGTTGTCGGCGGCGGCAACATTTGGCGCGGAAAAACAGGAAGCGAAATGGGAATGGACCGGGCGACGGCCGACTACATGGGCATGTTAGCGACCGTGATGAACGCGCTCGCCTTGCAGGACAGCCTCGAGCACCTCGGCGTCGAAACGAGGGTGCAGACGTCGATTGAAATGCGGCAAGTAGCCGAGCCGTACATCCGCCGGCGGGCGATTCGCCATCTCGAGAAAAAGCGGGTCGTCATTTTCGCCGCCGGTACAGGAAACCCGTATTTTTCAACCGATACGACCGCTGCGCTGCGGGCGGCAGAAATTGAAGCGGACGTCATTTTGATGGCGAAAAACAATGTTGACGGCGTCTACAGCGCCGACCCGAACGTTGATGCCAATGCAGTCAAATACGAGGAGCTGTCGTATTTGGATGTCATTCAGCAAGGGCTTGGGGTCATGGACTCGACCGCTTCCTCGCTTTGCATGGACAACAATATTCCGCTTATCGTCTTTTCAATTATGGAAGAGGGCAACATTAAACGCGCTGTATTAGGCGAAAATATCGGAACGATCGTAAGGGGGAAATAA
- a CDS encoding proline--tRNA ligase has protein sequence MRQSQAFIPTLREVPADAEVKSHQLLLRAGFIRQSASGVYTFLPLGQRVLQKVEAIIREEMNRIGAMELLMPALQPAELWQQSGRWYSYGPELMRLKDRHERDFALGPTHEEMITTIVRDEVKTYKRLPLVLYQIQTKFRDEKRPRFGLLRGREFIMKDAYSFHTSKESLDETYHHMYEAYANIFRRCGLNFRAVIADSGAIGGKDTHEFMVLSDIGEDTIAYSDASDYAANIEMAPVVATYEKRHEPPAELKKVATPGQKTIAEVASYLQVAPERCIKSLLFNVDGRYVLVLVRGDHEANDVKVKNVLDATVVELAAPEETERVMNCPVGSLGPIGVSEEVTIIADHAVAAIVNGVCGANEEGYHYTGVNPDRDFTVSQYADLRFVQEGDPSPDGNGTIRFARGIEVGHVFKLGTKYSEAMNAVYLDENGQTQTMIMGCYGIGVSRLVAAIAEQFADENGLVWPASVAPFHVHLLTANAKSDEQRALAEDWYGKLGQAGFDVLYDDRPERAGVKFADSDLIGIPLRVTVGKRASEGVVEVKVRKTGETFDVPVSELIETVRRLLQG, from the coding sequence ATGAGACAAAGTCAAGCGTTTATTCCGACATTGCGTGAAGTGCCGGCGGACGCGGAGGTAAAAAGCCATCAGCTCCTGTTGCGGGCCGGTTTCATCCGCCAAAGCGCGAGCGGCGTCTATACGTTTTTGCCGCTCGGGCAGCGCGTTTTGCAAAAAGTGGAAGCGATCATCCGTGAAGAGATGAATCGCATCGGGGCGATGGAGCTTCTTATGCCGGCCTTGCAGCCGGCTGAGCTTTGGCAGCAGTCCGGGCGCTGGTATTCGTACGGACCGGAACTCATGCGCCTGAAAGACCGCCATGAGCGCGATTTCGCCCTCGGGCCGACGCATGAAGAGATGATTACGACGATCGTTCGCGATGAGGTGAAAACGTATAAGCGGCTGCCGCTTGTTTTGTACCAAATTCAAACGAAATTCCGCGATGAAAAGCGCCCGCGCTTCGGACTGCTGCGCGGCCGCGAGTTCATCATGAAAGACGCGTATTCGTTCCATACATCGAAAGAAAGTTTGGACGAAACGTACCATCACATGTATGAAGCGTACGCGAACATTTTCCGCCGCTGCGGGTTAAACTTCCGCGCCGTCATCGCCGACTCGGGGGCGATCGGCGGGAAAGACACGCACGAGTTTATGGTGTTATCTGACATCGGCGAGGATACGATCGCCTATTCCGATGCGTCCGACTATGCGGCCAACATTGAAATGGCGCCGGTCGTCGCCACGTATGAAAAACGTCATGAGCCGCCGGCCGAACTGAAAAAAGTGGCGACCCCGGGGCAAAAAACGATCGCCGAAGTCGCTTCATATTTGCAAGTCGCGCCAGAGCGTTGCATCAAATCGCTCTTGTTTAACGTCGATGGCCGCTATGTGCTTGTGCTCGTCCGCGGCGACCATGAGGCGAACGATGTGAAAGTGAAAAACGTGCTCGATGCCACGGTCGTTGAGTTAGCGGCGCCGGAAGAAACAGAACGGGTGATGAACTGCCCGGTCGGCTCGCTCGGCCCGATCGGCGTCAGTGAAGAGGTGACGATTATCGCTGATCATGCCGTCGCGGCGATCGTCAACGGCGTCTGCGGCGCCAATGAAGAAGGATATCATTACACGGGCGTCAACCCAGACCGCGATTTTACCGTCAGCCAATATGCGGATTTGCGTTTTGTCCAAGAAGGCGACCCGTCCCCGGACGGCAACGGGACGATCCGTTTCGCCCGCGGCATTGAAGTCGGGCACGTATTTAAGCTCGGCACGAAATATAGCGAAGCGATGAACGCCGTATACTTGGATGAAAACGGCCAGACGCAGACGATGATTATGGGCTGCTACGGCATCGGCGTTTCTCGGCTTGTCGCGGCGATCGCCGAGCAGTTCGCCGATGAGAATGGGCTCGTCTGGCCGGCTTCGGTCGCGCCGTTCCACGTTCATTTGCTGACGGCGAACGCAAAAAGCGATGAACAGCGCGCGTTGGCGGAAGACTGGTATGGTAAACTCGGACAGGCCGGGTTTGACGTGTTGTATGACGACCGTCCGGAACGGGCCGGGGTGAAGTTTGCCGACAGCGATTTGATCGGCATCCCGCTCCGCGTCACCGTCGGCAAGCGGGCGAGTGAAGGTGTGGTTGAAGTAAAAGTTCGGAAAACAGGCGAAACGTTTGATGTGCCGGTCAGTGAGCTGATCGAAACAGTGCGCCGTCTTTTGCAAGGATAA
- a CDS encoding isoprenyl transferase, which translates to MFNKMRKNKEEGAPLTKEDVLRYPIPNHVAIIMDGNGRWAKKRALPRVAGHYEGMQVVRKITRFANELGVRVLSLYAFSTENWKRPKSEVDYLMKLPEQFLTTFLPELVAENVKVQVIGRTDELPDHTRQAVGRAIHETSGNTGLILNFALNYGSRAEITAAVQQIAKDVQRGALAPEDITEPLISSYLMTDGLDDPDLLIRTSGEIRLSNFMLWQLAYTEFWFTDVLWPDFTEQHFLQAIAAYQRRDRRFGGVSAR; encoded by the coding sequence ATGTTCAATAAAATGCGGAAAAATAAAGAGGAAGGCGCCCCGTTGACGAAAGAGGATGTGCTCAGGTATCCGATTCCGAACCATGTCGCCATCATCATGGATGGAAACGGAAGGTGGGCGAAAAAGCGGGCTTTGCCGAGGGTGGCCGGCCATTATGAAGGGATGCAAGTCGTGCGCAAAATCACCCGCTTCGCCAACGAGCTCGGGGTGCGCGTTTTGTCGCTTTACGCGTTTTCAACGGAAAATTGGAAACGTCCGAAAAGCGAAGTCGATTATTTAATGAAACTGCCGGAGCAGTTTTTGACGACATTCCTTCCCGAGCTTGTCGCGGAGAATGTGAAAGTGCAAGTGATCGGCCGTACAGACGAACTTCCGGATCATACGCGCCAAGCGGTCGGGAGGGCCATTCACGAAACGAGCGGCAACACCGGCCTCATTTTAAACTTTGCGCTCAATTATGGGAGCCGGGCGGAAATTACCGCGGCTGTCCAGCAAATTGCCAAAGACGTCCAACGCGGGGCGCTTGCGCCGGAGGACATCACCGAGCCGCTCATTTCCTCTTATTTAATGACGGACGGGCTCGATGACCCGGATTTGCTCATCCGCACGAGCGGGGAAATTCGTTTAAGCAATTTTATGCTTTGGCAGTTGGCGTATACGGAGTTTTGGTTTACCGACGTATTATGGCCGGACTTTACAGAACAACATTTCTTGCAGGCGATTGCCGCTTACCAGCGGCGCGACCGCCGATTTGGAGGAGTGTCAGCACGATGA
- the rseP gene encoding RIP metalloprotease RseP, whose amino-acid sequence MVETLETIISFIVVFGALVFFHELGHLLLAKRAGILCREFAIGFGPKVFSFKKNETVYTIRLLPLGGFVRMAGEDPEMIELKRGQVVGLLLDGEGQVEKIVINHKDDYPNARVIEVEDADLEHGMYVTGYTDGERLERFAIKEPAFFVADRQEIQIAPYHRQFASKTLGQRTMTILAGPLANFILALVVFILIGLLQGYPVDKPIIGELTPEGAARAAGLKQGDEVIAINGERMETWAEIVNTIRAHPNEPLQFQIERNGKEMNVTVTPEEKTIQGETIGLIGVYQPMEKSVFGSVKQGLVETYYWTRQILVGLGQLITGQFQLDMLSGPVGIAVSTGKVAESGIYYLMKWGAILSINLGIVNLLPLPALDGGRLLFFAIEAVRGKPVDRQKEGMVHFIGFALLMLLMLVVTWNDIQKFFL is encoded by the coding sequence GTGGTTGAAACGTTGGAAACGATCATTTCGTTTATTGTCGTCTTTGGCGCCCTCGTGTTTTTTCACGAGCTCGGCCATTTGCTGTTAGCGAAGCGGGCCGGCATTCTTTGCCGCGAGTTCGCCATCGGTTTCGGGCCGAAAGTGTTTTCGTTTAAGAAAAACGAAACGGTATATACGATTCGGCTTCTCCCGCTTGGAGGCTTCGTGCGCATGGCCGGCGAAGATCCGGAAATGATTGAACTGAAGCGCGGGCAAGTCGTCGGCTTGCTGCTTGATGGCGAAGGGCAGGTAGAGAAAATCGTCATCAATCATAAGGACGATTACCCGAACGCCCGGGTGATTGAGGTGGAAGACGCCGATTTGGAGCATGGGATGTATGTGACTGGCTATACCGACGGGGAGCGGCTTGAGCGTTTTGCCATCAAAGAGCCGGCGTTTTTCGTCGCCGACCGCCAAGAAATTCAAATCGCCCCGTACCATCGCCAGTTTGCTTCGAAAACGCTCGGGCAACGGACGATGACGATTTTGGCCGGACCGCTCGCCAACTTTATCCTGGCTCTTGTCGTTTTTATTTTGATCGGCCTCTTGCAAGGCTATCCGGTCGACAAGCCGATCATCGGCGAGCTGACGCCGGAAGGGGCGGCGCGTGCGGCAGGCTTGAAGCAAGGGGACGAAGTGATCGCGATCAACGGCGAACGGATGGAAACATGGGCGGAAATTGTCAATACGATTCGCGCCCATCCGAACGAACCGCTTCAGTTTCAAATTGAGCGGAACGGGAAAGAAATGAATGTGACGGTCACCCCGGAAGAGAAAACGATCCAAGGGGAGACGATCGGCTTAATCGGGGTGTACCAGCCGATGGAAAAATCGGTGTTCGGTTCAGTGAAACAAGGGCTTGTGGAGACGTACTATTGGACGCGGCAAATTTTAGTCGGACTCGGCCAATTGATTACCGGCCAGTTTCAGCTTGATATGTTGTCCGGGCCGGTCGGCATCGCCGTATCGACCGGCAAGGTCGCTGAGTCCGGCATTTACTACTTGATGAAATGGGGAGCGATTTTGAGCATCAACCTTGGGATTGTCAACTTGTTGCCATTGCCGGCGCTAGACGGTGGAAGGCTCCTCTTTTTCGCCATTGAAGCGGTGCGCGGCAAGCCGGTCGACCGGCAAAAAGAAGGAATGGTCCATTTTATCGGCTTCGCCTTGCTCATGCTGCTCATGCTTGTTGTGACATGGAACGACATTCAAAAATTTTTCCTATAA
- a CDS encoding FliA/WhiG family RNA polymerase sigma factor, whose translation MGSALKGKERKYWDDWVNGRDRHAAGELVERYMPLVSYHVQRISATLPSSVPREELVSYGLVGLYDALEKFDPSRDLKFDTYASFRIRGAILDGLRKEDWLPRSVRDKAKKIEEAAERLEQRYMRSVTAKEIAAELGMTEEEVQAAVNETFFSNWLSLGQTAGEEDDEPLAIRDDRVALPEEQVLKQEMIEKLAAGIEQLNEKEQLVISLFYKEELTFTEIGSLLQLSTSRISQIHAKALWKLRRFFDEER comes from the coding sequence ATGGGGAGCGCGCTAAAAGGAAAAGAGCGGAAATATTGGGACGACTGGGTCAACGGCCGCGATCGGCATGCGGCCGGGGAGCTTGTAGAGCGCTATATGCCGCTCGTTTCTTACCATGTGCAGCGGATTTCCGCCACGCTGCCAAGCTCCGTGCCAAGGGAAGAGTTGGTCAGTTACGGACTCGTCGGCTTGTACGATGCGCTTGAAAAGTTTGACCCATCGCGCGATTTGAAGTTTGACACATATGCATCGTTTCGCATCCGCGGCGCCATCCTCGATGGTTTGCGCAAAGAAGATTGGCTGCCGCGCAGCGTGCGCGACAAAGCCAAAAAAATTGAAGAGGCGGCCGAGCGGCTCGAACAGCGGTACATGCGGTCGGTGACAGCGAAAGAAATCGCCGCCGAGCTCGGCATGACGGAAGAGGAAGTGCAGGCGGCGGTTAATGAAACGTTTTTTTCCAATTGGCTTTCACTTGGACAGACAGCTGGTGAAGAGGATGACGAGCCGCTCGCGATCCGCGACGACCGCGTTGCCCTCCCGGAAGAACAAGTGCTCAAGCAAGAGATGATCGAAAAGCTGGCCGCGGGGATTGAGCAATTGAATGAAAAAGAGCAGCTTGTCATCAGCTTGTTTTACAAAGAAGAACTGACGTTTACGGAAATTGGGAGCCTCTTGCAGCTGTCCACATCAAGAATTTCGCAAATTCACGCCAAAGCGCTGTGGAAACTGCGCCGCTTTTTTGATGAGGAGCGGTGA
- a CDS encoding phosphatidate cytidylyltransferase has product MKQRIITGVIAAALFLPIVIFGGFPFIIVTYILATVGLFELLRMKGMSPLSFAGGAGFAALWLLLVPARYGSEWLSSGAVKFGVLAALAFLLLVGTVVTKNALTFDEAAFIVLAVLYVGVGFFCFGAIRLAGLLYLIYALFVIWATDIGAYFFGRAFGRRKLWPEISPKKTIEGAIGGIGSAVVVAAVYEWAADPFDSLGAAVGIALLLSIFGQLGDLVESAFKRHYGVKDSGAILPGHGGILDRFDSLLFVLPLLYIFIEAVR; this is encoded by the coding sequence ATGAAGCAGCGAATCATTACCGGAGTCATAGCGGCGGCGCTCTTTTTGCCGATTGTTATTTTTGGCGGATTTCCGTTTATAATAGTAACATATATATTGGCCACGGTCGGGTTGTTTGAACTGTTGCGGATGAAAGGGATGTCTCCGCTGTCATTCGCCGGGGGCGCCGGTTTTGCGGCCCTTTGGCTGCTGCTCGTTCCCGCCCGCTACGGCAGCGAGTGGCTGTCGTCCGGGGCCGTTAAGTTCGGCGTGCTTGCCGCCCTCGCCTTTTTGTTGCTTGTCGGCACCGTCGTGACGAAAAATGCGCTGACGTTCGATGAGGCGGCGTTTATCGTGTTGGCGGTCCTTTATGTCGGCGTCGGGTTTTTCTGCTTCGGCGCCATCCGTTTAGCCGGTTTGCTGTACTTGATTTATGCGCTGTTTGTCATTTGGGCGACCGACATCGGGGCGTATTTTTTCGGCCGCGCGTTCGGCCGGCGCAAGCTATGGCCGGAAATCAGCCCGAAGAAAACAATCGAAGGCGCCATCGGCGGCATCGGTTCCGCCGTTGTCGTTGCCGCTGTCTACGAGTGGGCGGCCGATCCGTTCGACAGCCTCGGCGCAGCGGTGGGGATCGCGCTCTTGCTTTCGATATTCGGCCAGCTTGGCGACTTAGTCGAATCGGCTTTCAAACGCCATTACGGCGTGAAAGATTCGGGAGCGATTTTGCCGGGGCACGGCGGCATTTTGGATCGATTTGACAGTTTGCTGTTTGTGCTGCCGCTCTTATACATATTTATCGAAGCGGTACGATAA
- the dxr gene encoding 1-deoxy-D-xylulose-5-phosphate reductoisomerase, whose product MKYISILGASGSIGTQTLDVIRAHPDKFRLAAASVGRNMEAARQLIVEFSPRLVAIADRGAYETLCSEYGGRTTIVYGEEGLIEAAVFPQADIVVTAIVGSVGLVPTLKAIEAGKTIALANKETLVVAGHLVTAAAEKHGVPLLPVDSEHSAIFQCLQGEKHEHVERLILTASGGSFRDRTREELAHVTVEEALCHPNWSMGAKITIDSATMMNKGFEVIEAHWLFRLPYERIEVVLHRESVIHSLVEFRDTSVLAQLGTPDMRVPIQYALTYPERLPLSVAKPLNLAALGALHFAPVDFDRYRCLRLAYEAGKRGGSLPAVLNAANEEAVAAFLAGRIPFLAIEEWIERALERHRPVSDPQLEEIREIDADTRAYVRSLLS is encoded by the coding sequence TTGAAATATATTAGTATATTAGGGGCAAGCGGATCGATCGGCACGCAAACGCTCGATGTGATCCGCGCCCATCCGGACAAATTCCGCTTAGCCGCGGCATCGGTCGGGAGAAATATGGAAGCGGCCCGGCAGCTGATCGTTGAATTTTCTCCCCGCCTCGTCGCGATCGCCGACCGCGGCGCCTATGAGACGCTTTGCAGCGAATACGGCGGGCGGACAACGATCGTGTACGGGGAGGAAGGGCTGATTGAAGCAGCTGTATTCCCGCAAGCGGATATCGTCGTCACCGCTATCGTCGGCAGCGTCGGGCTTGTGCCGACGTTAAAAGCGATCGAGGCGGGAAAAACGATCGCCCTCGCCAATAAAGAGACGCTTGTTGTCGCCGGGCATCTCGTCACGGCGGCGGCAGAGAAGCACGGTGTGCCGCTGCTGCCGGTCGACAGTGAACATTCCGCCATTTTTCAATGTTTGCAAGGGGAGAAGCACGAGCACGTCGAGAGGCTCATTCTTACAGCGTCCGGCGGCAGCTTCCGCGACAGGACGCGCGAGGAGCTTGCCCATGTGACGGTTGAAGAGGCGCTTTGTCATCCGAACTGGTCGATGGGAGCGAAAATTACGATCGATTCGGCGACGATGATGAACAAAGGATTTGAAGTGATTGAAGCCCATTGGCTGTTTCGGCTGCCGTATGAGCGGATCGAGGTCGTGCTGCACCGAGAAAGCGTCATCCATTCGCTCGTCGAGTTTCGCGATACAAGCGTCCTCGCTCAGCTTGGCACGCCGGATATGCGCGTTCCGATCCAATATGCGTTGACGTATCCGGAGCGGCTGCCGCTTTCTGTCGCGAAACCGCTAAATTTGGCGGCGCTAGGGGCGCTCCATTTCGCGCCGGTTGATTTTGACCGCTACCGTTGTCTGCGGCTCGCCTATGAAGCTGGGAAACGCGGCGGCTCGCTGCCGGCGGTCTTAAATGCGGCCAACGAGGAGGCGGTGGCTGCCTTTTTGGCCGGCCGCATTCCGTTTTTAGCGATCGAGGAGTGGATCGAGCGCGCTCTTGAGCGCCATCGTCCGGTGAGCGATCCGCAGCTTGAGGAGATTCGCGAAATCGACGCGGACACGCGCGCTTATGTTCGCTCACTACTATCGTAA
- a CDS encoding chemotaxis protein CheC: MGDIFHLTGAHIDILREIGNIGAGNAATALSTLLNKKIEMAVPRVQIATFAEMMELIGGPEQVVACVYLRIEGEAPGNMFFVLPPEQAERFVRQMTGDDSFSFQGEAHELGCSALQELGNILAGSYLSALADFTQLALQPSVPALALDMIGAVLSFGLLELSRAGDYAILIDTAIYDGRRPNESIDGHFFLLPDPESFSTIFRALGVDSG, translated from the coding sequence TTGGGTGACATTTTCCATTTGACAGGGGCGCATATCGACATTTTACGCGAAATCGGAAACATCGGGGCTGGAAACGCGGCGACCGCCTTGTCGACGCTGTTAAACAAAAAAATTGAAATGGCCGTGCCGCGCGTGCAAATTGCGACGTTTGCCGAGATGATGGAGCTGATCGGCGGACCGGAACAAGTCGTTGCGTGTGTGTATTTGCGCATCGAGGGGGAAGCGCCGGGGAATATGTTTTTCGTGCTGCCGCCGGAGCAGGCGGAGCGGTTTGTCCGTCAGATGACCGGCGACGACTCGTTTTCGTTTCAAGGTGAAGCCCATGAGCTCGGATGTTCGGCGCTTCAGGAGCTTGGCAACATTTTAGCCGGTTCGTATTTGTCAGCGCTCGCCGATTTTACACAGCTTGCTTTGCAGCCGTCCGTGCCGGCGCTGGCGCTTGATATGATCGGGGCTGTACTGTCGTTTGGCTTGCTTGAGCTGTCACGTGCCGGCGATTACGCCATTTTGATCGATACGGCCATTTATGACGGGCGGCGGCCAAATGAAAGCATTGACGGCCATTTCTTTCTCCTCCCCGATCCGGAGTCATTTTCCACCATCTTTCGGGCATTAGGTGTGGATAGCGGATGA
- the frr gene encoding ribosome recycling factor produces the protein MAKQVIQQAKEKMDKAVQAFSRELATVRAGRANAGLLEKVTVDYYGVATPINQLATISVPEARMLVIQPYDKSVIKEMEKAILASDLGLTPSNDGSVIRLVIPPLTEERRRELVKLVKKYSEEAKVAVRNIRRDANDELKKLEKNGEITEDELRGYTDEVQKLTDDHIAKIDTITKEKEKEVMEV, from the coding sequence ATGGCAAAGCAAGTGATTCAACAGGCGAAAGAAAAAATGGACAAAGCTGTGCAAGCGTTCAGCCGCGAGCTGGCGACCGTGCGCGCCGGGCGGGCGAACGCCGGGCTGCTTGAGAAAGTCACTGTCGACTATTACGGTGTCGCCACGCCGATCAACCAGCTCGCTACGATCAGCGTGCCGGAAGCGCGCATGCTTGTCATTCAGCCGTACGACAAATCCGTCATTAAAGAAATGGAAAAAGCGATTTTAGCGTCGGACTTAGGATTGACGCCGTCCAATGACGGGTCGGTCATCCGCTTGGTCATTCCGCCGCTTACTGAAGAACGGCGCCGCGAACTGGTGAAGCTCGTCAAAAAATATTCGGAAGAGGCGAAAGTGGCGGTGCGCAACATCCGCCGCGACGCGAACGACGAGCTGAAAAAACTCGAGAAAAACGGCGAGATTACGGAAGATGAGCTGCGCGGCTATACCGACGAAGTGCAAAAGCTGACTGACGACCATATCGCCAAAATTGATACCATCACAAAAGAAAAAGAAAAAGAAGTGATGGAAGTATAG
- the tsf gene encoding translation elongation factor Ts: MAITAQMVKELREKTGAGMMDCKKALTETNGDMEKAIDWLREKGIAKAAKKADRIAAEGMTYIAVEGNAAVILEVNSETDFVAKNEAFQTLVKELAAHLLKQKPASLDEALGQTMDNGSTVQDYINEAIAKIGEKITLRRFAVVNKADGETFGAYLHMGGRIGVLTLLAGNASEEIAKDVAMHIAALHPKYVSRDEVPQEEIAREREVLKQQALNEGKPEKIVEKMVEGRLNKFYEDVCLLEQAFVKNPDVTVRQYVESNGATVKQFIRYEVGEGLEKRQDNFAEEVMSQVRKQ; the protein is encoded by the coding sequence ATGGCGATTACAGCACAAATGGTCAAAGAGCTGCGCGAAAAAACGGGCGCAGGCATGATGGATTGCAAAAAGGCGCTCACCGAAACAAACGGTGACATGGAGAAAGCGATCGACTGGCTGCGTGAAAAAGGAATTGCGAAAGCGGCGAAAAAAGCGGACCGCATCGCGGCGGAAGGAATGACATACATCGCTGTCGAAGGCAATGCGGCCGTCATTTTGGAAGTGAATTCGGAAACGGACTTCGTTGCCAAAAACGAAGCGTTCCAAACGCTCGTTAAGGAGCTGGCTGCGCACTTGCTGAAACAAAAACCGGCTTCGCTTGATGAAGCGCTCGGACAAACGATGGACAACGGTTCCACTGTCCAAGATTATATTAACGAAGCGATCGCGAAAATCGGCGAAAAAATTACGCTCCGCCGCTTTGCTGTCGTCAACAAAGCGGACGGCGAAACGTTTGGCGCGTACTTGCACATGGGCGGGCGCATCGGCGTATTAACATTATTAGCCGGCAACGCAAGCGAGGAGATCGCCAAAGATGTGGCCATGCATATCGCTGCGCTCCATCCGAAATACGTTTCGCGCGATGAAGTGCCGCAAGAAGAGATTGCGCGCGAACGCGAAGTGTTGAAACAACAAGCGTTAAATGAAGGCAAGCCGGAAAAAATCGTTGAGAAAATGGTGGAAGGCCGGCTGAACAAGTTTTACGAAGACGTTTGCCTGCTTGAGCAAGCGTTCGTGAAAAACCCGGATGTGACGGTGCGCCAATACGTCGAGTCGAACGGAGCGACTGTGAAGCAGTTTATCCGCTACGAAGTCGGCGAAGGGCTCGAAAAACGTCAAGATAATTTCGCCGAGGAAGTTATGAGCCAAGTAAGAAAGCAATGA
- a CDS encoding chemotaxis protein CheD, translating into MSTIQTVKVGIAEMEVVAAPAVIRTCGLGSCVGVVIYDSGKAVAGMAHVMLPHSSMARGGVVNAAKYADTAVEALCKLVIAAGGRKGMLKAKLAGGAQMFSFSSAGGDMMHIGARNVEEVKRQLERLHVPVVAEDVGGHSGRTIEFNPQTGVLSIRKASQEIKEI; encoded by the coding sequence ATGAGCACGATCCAAACGGTCAAAGTCGGCATCGCCGAGATGGAAGTCGTTGCAGCGCCCGCTGTCATTCGCACGTGCGGGCTTGGGTCGTGCGTCGGCGTCGTCATTTATGACAGCGGAAAAGCGGTCGCCGGCATGGCGCATGTTATGCTTCCGCATTCCTCAATGGCGCGCGGAGGGGTCGTCAATGCAGCGAAGTACGCCGACACGGCGGTTGAAGCGCTTTGTAAGCTCGTCATCGCCGCCGGCGGCCGAAAAGGGATGCTCAAAGCGAAGCTTGCCGGGGGGGCGCAAATGTTTTCGTTTTCCTCGGCTGGCGGGGATATGATGCACATTGGTGCGCGCAACGTCGAAGAAGTGAAAAGGCAGCTCGAGCGGCTGCACGTTCCGGTTGTTGCTGAGGATGTCGGCGGCCATAGCGGCCGGACGATTGAGTTTAACCCGCAAACGGGCGTGCTGTCCATTCGCAAGGCTAGCCAAGAAATCAAGGAAATATAA
- the rpsB gene encoding 30S ribosomal protein S2 produces MSVISMKQLLEAGVHFGHQTRRWNPKMKKYIFTERNGIYIIDLQKTVKKVEEAYNFVRELAANGGKILFVGTKKQAQESVKEEAERCGMFYVNQRWLGGTLTNFATIQKRIKRLREIEKMEEDGVFDVLPKKEVIGLKKEKERLEKFLGGIKDMKELPDALFVIDPRKERIAVAEARKLNIPIIGIVDTNCDPDEIDYVIPANDDAIRAVKLLTSKIADAVLEAKQGEEAAVAAE; encoded by the coding sequence ATGTCAGTGATTTCGATGAAACAGCTGCTTGAGGCTGGCGTCCACTTCGGACATCAGACGCGCCGTTGGAATCCAAAAATGAAAAAATACATTTTCACGGAGCGCAACGGCATTTATATTATCGACTTGCAAAAAACGGTGAAAAAAGTCGAGGAAGCATATAACTTTGTGCGCGAATTGGCAGCGAACGGCGGCAAAATTTTGTTCGTCGGCACGAAAAAACAAGCGCAAGAATCGGTCAAAGAGGAAGCGGAACGCTGCGGCATGTTTTATGTCAACCAACGTTGGCTTGGCGGTACGCTGACGAACTTCGCAACGATCCAAAAACGGATCAAACGGCTGCGCGAAATTGAAAAAATGGAAGAAGATGGCGTATTTGACGTACTTCCGAAAAAAGAAGTCATCGGCTTGAAAAAGGAAAAAGAGCGGCTCGAGAAATTTTTAGGCGGCATTAAAGACATGAAAGAGCTGCCGGATGCGCTGTTCGTCATCGACCCGCGCAAAGAGCGGATCGCAGTGGCGGAAGCGCGCAAGTTGAACATCCCGATCATCGGCATCGTCGACACGAACTGTGATCCGGATGAAATCGACTACGTCATCCCAGCGAACGATGACGCTATCCGCGCCGTCAAGCTGTTGACGTCGAAAATCGCCGATGCCGTACTTGAGGCAAAACAAGGCGAAGAGGCGGCCGTCGCAGCGGAGTAA